The stretch of DNA GCCTGAGCCACACCGTGCGCCGTCGGCGCGCTGCGACATCGTCGTTGCCGCTCGCCGTCGGGTCGCCGGATGCCGTCTGGTCGCTGCACGTCGTCCGACGAGGCGCCGCGCGCCGCGAGGTGACTAGAGCTCGCCGAGCTTCTGCAGCCGCCGCATGGCCACCCAGCCCAGCGGGATGCGCAGCCAGTACGTCAGCACCCGGAACAGCACCGCCACGGACAGGGCGACACCGGGGTTGAGCCCGACGACGGCGCCGAGGCTGGCCGTCAGGGCGGCCTCGACCGTGCCGACACCACCCGGCGTCGGCACCAGCGAGCCCGCCGTCGTGCCCGCCAGGTACACGATCGCCACCTTGACCAGGCTGGCGCTCTGGCCGAGCGCGGCGAGGCTCGCGTCGAACGCGAGCACGTAGCCCATGGTCATCACGGTGCTGCCCAGCAGGCCCAGGCCCAGGCGGGTCGGCTGGCCGATCACCTGGATGAACCGCGGCCACGTCTGCCGCAGCGTCGGCATCGCCTTCGCCAGCGCCCACTGCCGCACGCGCGGCACCAGCAGCGCGGCGGCCACGAGGCCGGCGACGGCGGCGACGGCGACGAGCACCACAGGGGAGACGGGCAGCGCCGACTGCTGCTGCGTCCCGGACAGCAGGGACAGCACCAGCAGCAGGAGCACGGTGACGACGAACTGCGTCACCTGCACCAGCGCGACGGTGGCCGCCGCGAGGGTGGCCGAGACGCCCCGCTTGGTCAGCGTGCGCAGGTTGAGCGCCGCGGGGCCGATGCCGGCGGGTGCCGCGAGGGCGACGAACGTGCCGGCTGTCTGCACCAGGGTGGCCCGCCACAGCGGCACCTTGACGGGGCTGAACGCGACCAGCGCCAGAGCTCCGCCGAGCAGCGTGATCAGGCCCAGCGCATAGGCCAGGACCGAGTACCGCCAGTCGCTGGCGCGCAGGGCGGCGGCGATCTCGTTCACGTTGATCGTGGTGAGCACCACGAACACGGCCACCACCGTGACGATGATCGTCAGCAGCGTCCGGGCGCCGAACCGCACGAGCTGCTGCGGCTCCACGTCCGCCTGGGGCAGCCGGGCCACCAGCGCCTCGCGGACCTCCGTCAGCACCTCCTTGTGCGCCCGCATCGCCTCGCGCGTCTGCCGCGGCAGGGCGATGGTCTGCAGCAGCGGACCGATGGCGGCCACGTCGGCGGCGTCGAGCGCATCCGCTGCCGACCGGACGGCGCGCTCGGCGCCCACTCGCAGGGCCAGCAGCGCCAGCACCTGCATCAGGTCCATCCGTCGGGCCAGCTCGGACGACGCGACGTCGCCCTGCTCCCAGCCGGTGAGCCACACCCGCGGGACCCCGTGCGAGACGGGTCCGACGACGATGTTGTCGCTGGTCACGGCACGGTGGGCGATGCCGGCCGCGTGGGCGCGGCGCAGCTGGGCCCACACCGCGCGCAGCAGCTCGTCGGTCAGCCGGGCGTCCGGCAGGTCGGTCAGCGGGACGCCGCCGTGCGGGTGGTCCAGCAGCAGCAGCATCGAGTCGGCGTTCTCGCCGATCCGCAGCAGGCCGGGGGTGTCCACACCGGCGGCCTCGGCGGCGTAGGAGAGCAGGGCGGCGCGCTCGGCGGCCTGGCGCAGGGACACCACCGACCGGCCCTCGAGACCGCGCAGCCGCAGGCTGCGCCACAGGCGGGCCAACGAGCCGACCACCTGGCGGTCGCGGTCGAGGACCACCAGGTCGAGCACCTCGTCGTACGCCGTCTCGACTCGGTACACGCGGGTGCCGGACGAGCGGGCCAGCGCGGCAGAGGCCGGGTCGGGATCGGGCAGCGGCGGGTACCGGTCGCGGTGCGGTGCCGCGGCGGTCTCCTGGTCCGGCACCCGCACCAGCCGCCGCGGCGTGTAGCCGGCCCGGCGCACACCCACCGCGAGGTCCTCGCCGTACGCGCGCTGCGGGGCGACGCCGGACACGTACCGGACGGCCATCCCGACGATGCGGCCCAGCAGCACCGACACCGCGACGCCCGGCAGGGACACCTGCCCGGTGATCAGGGTGATGCCCACGGCCACCCACAGGGCGTTCCAGCCCCACCGCACGGAGGTGCTGACCCGGGACCCGGCGACGGTCAGCACCCCGGCCGCCAGCGCGGCGTACGCCGGCAGCGTCAGCTGCCAGCCGGTGCCGACGCGGATCGAGAGGTTCTGGGCCAGGTCGGTGGACGTCAGGCCGCTGATCAGCCAGTGCGCGCCGGCGTTCAGCGCGAGCGCCGCAGCACCGCCGACCATCGTCTCCAGCAGCAGCCGTCCGCGCCGGCGCAGCGCCTGCTCGCCGAGCACCAGCAGCGGCACCGCCAGCGTGATCAGCCCGACCAGGGCGTTCACCGGGACGAACAGGATGCGTCGCAGCAGGGTGGCGAAGCCCTGGACGTCCTCCGCGACGCCGGAGGTGGTGTTGTGCGCGTACGACGCCAGCGCCAGCACCAGCGCCACGCCGAGCACCCCGAGCACCACGCCCAGCAGGTCGCTGGGATGCTGCACGCGCGACGTCGGGACGTCGATCACCTCGACCGGAGGAGGTGGCACCGCCGTGTGCAGCCGGAGGGTCGGTTGCTCGTGCGGGTCGGTGCCGGGCACGTCCTGCGCCGTGTCGTCCGCACGGGCGCCGGGCCCGGAGGACTGGGCGGTCATGCGGGCGAGTCTAGGCAGGGGACCCTCACGGGCGCGGTCGGTCGGCGCGGGTTCCGCGAGCCGTCTGCCGGGCGCTCGGGACAGTCGGGTGAGCGGTGCTCGGAGCGCTCAGGACGACCGCGCGGGGTGCTCGGAGCGCTCAGGACAGACCGAGCGCGGTGCGCCAGTGCGCCGGGACCAGCGCGTACCCGATGAACACGACCATGTCCATCACGGCGTGGGCGACCACCAGGGGCATCACCCGCCGGCGTCGGCGGTAGTACTCGGCGAACACGACGCCCATCACCGCGTTGCCGACGAACGGTCCCCAGCCCTGGTACAGGTGGTACGAGCCGCGCAGCAGGGCGCTCGCGGCCACCACCAGCGGGCCGCGCCAGCGCAGCTCGCGCAGCCGTTCCGAGAGGTAGCCGACCGCCACGACCTCCTCGAGCAGCGCGTTCTGCACCGCGGAGAAGACGAGCACCGGCACCGTCCACCACGCCGCGTTCAGCGCGCTGGCCTGCACCTGCACGGTGATGCCGAGCGCCCGCCCGGCGGCGTACAGGCCGAGGCCGGGGATGCCGATGGCAGCCGCCAACCCCACACCGACGGCCAGGTCCTGCCACGGGCGGCGAGCATCGAGGCCGAGGCGACGCACCGCCGAGCGGCCGTTGGCCGACAGGAGGTACAGCGCGAGCGCGACGGGCACCAGGGCGAACGCGATGGAGAGCAGCTGGTAGGTCAGGTCCAGGAGCGGCCGTGGGGACTGGCTCTGGTTCAGCGCGGTGCTCTGGGACGCCAGCGGGGGCCCGGCGGTCAGGCTGGCGACCAGGCTGACCACCGCGTACACGCCGGAGCGGCCGAGGGACAGGCCGAGGACGATCCAGATCTCGGCGGTCAGGCGGCGGGAGAGCGCGCGCCGACCGGGTTGCGGGGTTCCGGCGGGTCGTTCGCCCGACGTCGTCGGTTCGGCAGGTGCCGTCCGGGCTGCCGAGCCGGGGCCCGCAGGGTCCATCAGCCTTCGCTCGGCCGCCGTCGGGGCGGCGCCCGTGGCGTCCCGGGCTGCCTCGTCGGCCGACATGCCGCGAAGCGTACGACCGGCACCTACGTGCCGACGCGACCCGGCATGCCGCTCGGAGGTCTGGCGTGCCGCTCGGAGGTCCGGCGTGCCGCTCGGAGGTCGGGCATCGGTTCTCGGCGTGTACGCCCTCTGTACGTACATCAGGCGTACACACGAGAAGAGAACCTCCCCTCGGCCCGCGACACGCTGTCGTGGTGGTGTGGGGACTTCGGACGGGGTCGGACGTGTCCGGGTGGGGTCGGACGGGTGCCGGCGGGTCTGGCGGGCTGCTGGTGCAGGGATGGCGTCGGACGCGCCGGTGGTGCAGGGCGGGATCTGACGGGGTGCTGGTGCCTGGGGTCCAGCGTGATGCTGGGGGGGTCGGGTCAGGTGGGCGCGGACGGGGGCCGGCCTGGACGGCGGGGTGGGCGGAGCCCGGGCGGGGTGCGTCCCGCCCGGGCCAGAGCCTCGCGGAGCAGCAGCTCGATCTGCGCGTTGACGCTGCGCAGGTCGTCGGCGGCCCACCGGGCGAGCGCGTCGTGCACCGCGGGGTCCAGCCGCAGGAGCACCGCCTTGCGCTCGCGCGGCTCGCCGCCCTCGTTCACGGGTGGCTCACGTGTACAGGGACCCGGTGTTGACGATCGGCGTGGCCCGGCTGTCGCCGCACAGCACGACGAGCAGGTTGGACACCATCGCCGCCTTGCGCTCCTCGTCCAGGGTGACCACCGCGTGGTCCTCGAGGCGCTTGAGCGCGTCCTCGACCATGGAGACGGCACCCTCGACGATGCGGCTGCGGGCCGCGATGATCGCGCCGGCCTGCTGGCGCTGCAGCATCGCCTGGGCGATCTCGGGGGCGTACGCGAGGCTGGAGATGCGCGCCTCGACCACCTCGAGACCGGCGATCGCCACGCGGGCGGCGACCTCCGCGGCGATCTCGCCGGACACCACGTCGGTCGCGCCGCGCAGGGTCTCCTCGCCGGTGTCCGGGCGGTCGTAGGGGTGAGACATCGCGACGTGGCGCAGGGCCGACTCGGACTGCACGCGGACGAAGTCGACGTAGTCCTCGACGGCGAACGTCGCCTTGGCGGTGTCCGCCACCTGCCAGACGACGATCGCGGCGATGTTCACCGGGTTGCCGTCGGCGTCGTTGACCTTGAGCTCGTTGGTCTCGAAGTTGCGCACCCGCACCGACACCCGGCGGCGGTTGCTGAGCGGGACGGTGGTGAACAGGCCGGTGCGGCGGACGGTGCCGATGTAGCGGCCGAACAGCTGCACCACCCGGGTGGAGCCGGGGCTGATCACGCCGACCCCGGTGAAGGTGAGGACGGCGACGGCGATCAGCAGCACACCGAGGCCGGCGTGCGAGTCGTCGCCGGTGGAGTCGGCCTGCGCGAACTGGTTGAACGCCGTGATGACCAGGGCGACGTCGATCAGCAGCAGCAGCACCGTGGCGGCGCTGCCGAGGGACCAGGCGGTCCGCTCGGACACGTCGACCCGCGTCCCTCCGCTGCCCACGGGGCGACCGGCGGGTTGACCCCCCACCGAAGCCTGGGGGGGTGGGGCGATGTCCGACATCTGGCTCGTACTCCTTCGCTGACCGGCGGCCCCGGTGCGGGGCTGCGATAGCAAAGTGATATCAGGTTTCGAGTCGGACCGGGAGGGATTGGAGGACGACGATGCCCGGGGCCGACGCGGTGGTCGGCGCCCGGGCATCGGGCTGAGCGGTCGCCTCAGGAGAAGCGCTGGCGTCAGGAGAAGCGGCGCAGGCGCAGCGAGTTGGTGACGACGAGCACGGAGGAGAACGCCATCGCCGCACCCGCGATCATCGGGTTGAGCAGGCCGGTCGCCGCCAGCGGGATCGCCGCCACGTTGTACGCGAAGGCCCAGAACAGGTTCTGCCGGATGATCCGCAACGTGGTGCGCGACAGCCGGATCGCCTGGGGCGCCGACTGCAGGTCACCACGCACCAGCGTCAGGTCGGCTGCCTCGATGGCGACGTCCGTGCCGGTGCCCATCGCCAGGCCGAGGTCGGCCGACGCCAGCGCGGCGGCGTCGTTCACGCCGTCGCCGACCATCGCCACGGTGGCGCCGCCGGCACGGAGCCGCTCGACGGCGGCCACCTTGTCCTCGGGGAGCACCTGCGCCACCACGTCGGCCTCGTCGATGCCGACCTCGCGCGCCGCCACCCGAGCGGCCCGCGGGTTGTCGCCCGTGAGCAGCACCGGACGCATGCCGAGCGCTCGCAGCTCGGCGATCGCCTGTGCCGACGTCGGCTTCACCGGGTCGCGGAGCACCAGCACGCCACGCGCCGAGCCGTCCCAGGCGGCCATCACGGCGGTGGCGCCGTCCGCCTCGGCGGCGTCGAACCGCTCGTCGAGCGGGGTGGTGTCGACGCCCTGCTCGTGCAGCCAGGCGGGACGCCCGACGAGCACGCGACGGGCGAGTCCGACACCGGCGTGCGCGGCGCGCACCACGCCGGCGACGCCGCGGCCGGGGGTCTCGACGAAGTCGTGCACGTCCAGCTCGGGTGCCGCGGAGGTCATGTCGGCGGTCCCGACTGCGGTTGCCACGTCGACCGCGCCGGCGGCGGAGGTCGTCGTGCGTTCGTCTGCCGCTGCCGTGATCGCCGCTGCGATCGGGTGCTGGGAGCCGCGCTCCACGGCGCCGGCCACCGCGAGGACGTCGTCCGCGTCGACCCCGTCCGCCGCCAGCACGTCGACCAGGCGCATCGCACCGGCGGTGATCGTGCCGGTCTTGTCGAGCACCACGGTGTCCACGGCGCGGGTGCGCTCGAGGATCTCCGGGCCCTTGATCAGGATGCCGAGCTGCGCGCCGCGGCCGGTTCCCACCAGCAGGGCGGTCGGTGTGGCCAGGCCCAGGGCGCAGGGGCAGGCGATGATCATCACGGCGACGGCGGCGGTGAACGCCGCCTGAGCCGAGGCGCCGGACAGCAGCCACACCACGAGCGTCGCGACGGAGAGGGCCAGCACCACCGGGACGAACACCGCCGAGATCCGATCCGCCAGCCGCTGCACCGGTGCCTTGCCGGTCTGCGCCGAGGCGACCAGCCGGCCGATCTGTGCCAGTCGGGTCTGCTCGCCGACGCGGGTGGCCCGCACGACGAGGTGGCCGGAGGTGTTGACGGTGGCACCGGTGACGGCGTCGCCCGGGCCGACGTCCACCGGCACCGGCTCGCCGGTGAGCAGCGAGGCGTCCACCGCGGCCGTGCCGCGCACCACGACGCCGTCGGTCGCGATCTTCTCGCCGGGGCGGACCACGAACTCGTCGTCCACCCGCAGCGCGCTGATCGGCACCCGTCGCTCCACGCCGCCCACCAGGACGGACACGTCCTTGGCGCCGAGGTCCAGCAACGCCCGCAGGGCGTCACCGGCCCGGCGCCGCGAGCGGTGCTCGGCGTACCGGCCGGCGAGCAGGAACGTGGTGACCACGGCGGCCACCTCGAAGTAGAGCTCGGGCGTGGTCATGCCGTGCGCGCGTGACGGGATCAACGTCGGCCGCATGTGCATGCCCAGCTCACCGGCGCCGCCCAGCAGCAGCGCCCACAGCGACCACGTGGTGGCCGCGATGATGCCGAGCGACACCAGGGTGTCCATGGTCGACGAGCCGTGCCGGCCGGCGGCCAGCGCCGCCCGGTGGAACGGCAGCGCCGCCCACGTCGCCACCGGCAGGGCCAGGGCGGCCACCACCCACTGCCACCCGCGGAACTGCAGCACCGGCACCATCGAGATCAGCACCACGGGCACCGTCAGCACGGCGGCGAGCCGCAACCGCCGCCGCAGGTCGGTGCCGCGGGCATCGGTGGGCGCGGAGGTGTCCTCGTCGCCCATGTCCATGCCCATGCCACCGGTGACCGCGGCGATCTCCTCGTCGGTCATCGGCGGGGTCGGCGTGATCGGGTGCGCGTCGTACCCGGCGGCCTGCACGGCCGCGACCAGGGCGTCGACGTCCGCCGGGGAGCCGCCCTCG from Cellulomonas sp. NTE-D12 encodes:
- a CDS encoding flippase-like domain-containing protein, giving the protein MTAQSSGPGARADDTAQDVPGTDPHEQPTLRLHTAVPPPPVEVIDVPTSRVQHPSDLLGVVLGVLGVALVLALASYAHNTTSGVAEDVQGFATLLRRILFVPVNALVGLITLAVPLLVLGEQALRRRGRLLLETMVGGAAALALNAGAHWLISGLTSTDLAQNLSIRVGTGWQLTLPAYAALAAGVLTVAGSRVSTSVRWGWNALWVAVGITLITGQVSLPGVAVSVLLGRIVGMAVRYVSGVAPQRAYGEDLAVGVRRAGYTPRRLVRVPDQETAAAPHRDRYPPLPDPDPASAALARSSGTRVYRVETAYDEVLDLVVLDRDRQVVGSLARLWRSLRLRGLEGRSVVSLRQAAERAALLSYAAEAAGVDTPGLLRIGENADSMLLLLDHPHGGVPLTDLPDARLTDELLRAVWAQLRRAHAAGIAHRAVTSDNIVVGPVSHGVPRVWLTGWEQGDVASSELARRMDLMQVLALLALRVGAERAVRSAADALDAADVAAIGPLLQTIALPRQTREAMRAHKEVLTEVREALVARLPQADVEPQQLVRFGARTLLTIIVTVVAVFVVLTTINVNEIAAALRASDWRYSVLAYALGLITLLGGALALVAFSPVKVPLWRATLVQTAGTFVALAAPAGIGPAALNLRTLTKRGVSATLAAATVALVQVTQFVVTVLLLLVLSLLSGTQQQSALPVSPVVLVAVAAVAGLVAAALLVPRVRQWALAKAMPTLRQTWPRFIQVIGQPTRLGLGLLGSTVMTMGYVLAFDASLAALGQSASLVKVAIVYLAGTTAGSLVPTPGGVGTVEAALTASLGAVVGLNPGVALSVAVLFRVLTYWLRIPLGWVAMRRLQKLGEL
- a CDS encoding heavy metal translocating P-type ATPase — its product is MSTSVAGTPDATGVVELDLAVEGMTCASCVARVEKRLNRVPGVQATVNLALEQAHVRVAVPEGGSPADVDALVAAVQAAGYDAHPITPTPPMTDEEIAAVTGGMGMDMGDEDTSAPTDARGTDLRRRLRLAAVLTVPVVLISMVPVLQFRGWQWVVAALALPVATWAALPFHRAALAAGRHGSSTMDTLVSLGIIAATTWSLWALLLGGAGELGMHMRPTLIPSRAHGMTTPELYFEVAAVVTTFLLAGRYAEHRSRRRAGDALRALLDLGAKDVSVLVGGVERRVPISALRVDDEFVVRPGEKIATDGVVVRGTAAVDASLLTGEPVPVDVGPGDAVTGATVNTSGHLVVRATRVGEQTRLAQIGRLVASAQTGKAPVQRLADRISAVFVPVVLALSVATLVVWLLSGASAQAAFTAAVAVMIIACPCALGLATPTALLVGTGRGAQLGILIKGPEILERTRAVDTVVLDKTGTITAGAMRLVDVLAADGVDADDVLAVAGAVERGSQHPIAAAITAAADERTTTSAAGAVDVATAVGTADMTSAAPELDVHDFVETPGRGVAGVVRAAHAGVGLARRVLVGRPAWLHEQGVDTTPLDERFDAAEADGATAVMAAWDGSARGVLVLRDPVKPTSAQAIAELRALGMRPVLLTGDNPRAARVAAREVGIDEADVVAQVLPEDKVAAVERLRAGGATVAMVGDGVNDAAALASADLGLAMGTGTDVAIEAADLTLVRGDLQSAPQAIRLSRTTLRIIRQNLFWAFAYNVAAIPLAATGLLNPMIAGAAMAFSSVLVVTNSLRLRRFS
- a CDS encoding type II CAAX endopeptidase family protein, producing MSADEAARDATGAAPTAAERRLMDPAGPGSAARTAPAEPTTSGERPAGTPQPGRRALSRRLTAEIWIVLGLSLGRSGVYAVVSLVASLTAGPPLASQSTALNQSQSPRPLLDLTYQLLSIAFALVPVALALYLLSANGRSAVRRLGLDARRPWQDLAVGVGLAAAIGIPGLGLYAAGRALGITVQVQASALNAAWWTVPVLVFSAVQNALLEEVVAVGYLSERLRELRWRGPLVVAASALLRGSYHLYQGWGPFVGNAVMGVVFAEYYRRRRRVMPLVVAHAVMDMVVFIGYALVPAHWRTALGLS
- a CDS encoding SPFH domain-containing protein, giving the protein MSERTAWSLGSAATVLLLLIDVALVITAFNQFAQADSTGDDSHAGLGVLLIAVAVLTFTGVGVISPGSTRVVQLFGRYIGTVRRTGLFTTVPLSNRRRVSVRVRNFETNELKVNDADGNPVNIAAIVVWQVADTAKATFAVEDYVDFVRVQSESALRHVAMSHPYDRPDTGEETLRGATDVVSGEIAAEVAARVAIAGLEVVEARISSLAYAPEIAQAMLQRQQAGAIIAARSRIVEGAVSMVEDALKRLEDHAVVTLDEERKAAMVSNLLVVLCGDSRATPIVNTGSLYT